The Deltaproteobacteria bacterium nucleotide sequence TTTTCATGTCCGCGGGACAGGTCTTCGGCAGCGGCATGTCATCGTGCAGCACCGGCGCATTTGCTTTGGTTGCTTCTTCCGGATCGATCACCACTGGCAGCGGCTCGTAGGTGACTTTGATTTTTTTCAGCGCGGCTTTCGCGATGGCCGGCGAGACCGCGGCAACGGCGGCGACGGGGTCGCCCATGAAGCGCACTTTGCCGCGCGCGAGAATGTGGCGGTCGATGTAACTGCGGCCGTAGCGGACGTTGGGCGCATCGGCTGATGTGACAACGGCGTGCACGCCCGGATAGGCTGCCGCTTCACTGGTGTCGATGCTGACGATTTTGGCATGGGCGTACTGGCTGCGCAGGATCGCGCCATGCAGTTGGTCCTTGAACATTAAGTCAATGCCGTAGACACCTTTGCCAACCACGCGGTCAACGCCGCCCAAGCGGGCCGGGCTCGAGCCGACGACTTTGAATTCTGCTTTTGCCATGACTGTCTCCTTAATCGGATTCGGATTAAGAAATTTTCTTGCGCAAAGGCGCAAAGGGCGCAAAGTTCGGAGTTGGTTTTCTTTCCTTTGCGTTCTTTGCGTGCTTTGCGCGAGACATTCTTTGTCTTAGAGCTTACTCGCTGCCAAGTGAATCGCGTCGACGATTTTGTTGTAGCCGGTGCAGCGGCAGATGTTGCCGGAGACCGCTTCTTCAATGTCGGCGGCGGTCGGTTTTTTCGTCCGGTCGAGCAGCGCTTTGACCGACATGATAAATCCCGGCGTGCAGTAGCCGCACTGGACCGCGCCGGTGTCGATGAACGCTTGCTGCACTGGGTGCAATTTGTCGCCGTCGGCCAAGCCTTCGACCGTCGTGATCTGCGCGCCGTTGGCGTCGGCGGCCATGGTCACGCAGGAGTTGATCGGCTTGCCGTTGTGAATCACCGTGCAGGCGCCGCACTCACCGGTGTTGCAGCAGAGCTTGGTGCCTTTCAGTTCCAAAACATCGCGGAGAAATTCCAACAGCGAAGTCTCCGCTTCCGCGCTGACGCTGTAAATCTTACCGTTAATCGTGGTGTTGATCGGAACGAACATTTACGCAACCTCCTTGCCGGTGGCGGCTTTCCAAGTTTGGGCCAGACCGCGCCGGGTCAATGCTTCGACAATCCAGCGGCGATTCTCCGCGCTGCTGCGCTGATCGCTGATCGGGCTTGCTTCGCTGCCCGACAGCGTGCCGGCTTCTTTGAGCAATGCCGCGGTGAGCGGTTTGCCTTTTAACAAAGCTTCCGTCTTCGGCGCGCGGACTGGCGTCGGTGCGACTGCGCCGAGGCCGATGCGGGCCTCTTGCACGCCGCTACCGTTGGCCGCGAGCAGCACGGCAACGCCGACCATGGCGATATCCATGGCGCCGCGCACGGCGTGCTTCAAATAAACGCCTTTGCTGCCGGCAGCGGGGATCGGGATTTCGATTTCCTTCAACAATCCTTTGGCACCGACGGCGCTTTTGCCGGGGCCTTGGAAGAAAGAAGAAAACGGCTCGCTACGCTCACCGTCGGAAAACGCGCAAATCGCCGTGGCGTTGAGCACGAGCAGCGGGGTTAACGTTTCACCCGACGGCGAAGCGCGGCAGATGTTGCCGCCGAGGGTCGCGGTGTTGCGCACTTGCAGCGAAGCAAACTGATGTGACGCTTCCCAGAGCACTGGCAATTTCTCGCGGATCAGCGAGCTGGTTTCGATCTCACGAATCGTCGTCAGCGCGCCGATGCGAATGGCACCGCCGCTCTCTGAGATGCCGGAAAGGCCGGAGATTTTTTTGATATTCACCAGCGCGCTCGGCTCTTCTTTGAATTTGATGTCGACCATCACGTCCGTGCCGCCGGCGATGACCTTGGCCTCAGCACCATGCTTGGCCAGCACCGACAGCGCGTCGCCGATCGATTTCGGTTCGAAATACTCCATAAAGGATTGCCTCGTGTTTGGATTTGTTAAATGCGTTTTTGTCTTAGCCCAATTGGTAGGAAGTTAGCAAGGGGTTGTGACGAATTGGTGGCCTGGGTAGTCGTGGTCGTCGTCTGGATGTAGGGGCGACCGGTTGGTCGCCCTTTCTTGCAGTTTCTCCACACCGAGAATATACAAACGGGTGTGATACGTTCGAGATAGGAGACCCTGTTTTCATGCGCTTGCCACATCGCGATCCGATCCGTTTAGGGCCGACGGCCTATGAAGTGTTTCAGGAGAAGGAAGGTATTCCTTCCGTCACCGGGTTTTTCATTGAGGACTTGATGGACGTCGCGGTCAAACCCTGGGCGCGCATGGGGGCGTTGGGGTCGTATCTAAATCTCGGCGAGCAGCAGGAGACCGACGCCTACATCTGCGAAATTCCTGCCGGCAAAGAGACCCTTCCGCAGCATCATATGTTCGAGATGCTGGTCTATATTCACAAAGGCCGCGGCGCGACCACGGTTTGGTTCGAGGGCGAGGGCAAGCAGACCTTTGAGTGGGCAGCGGGGGCGATCTTCGCTATTCCATTGAATGTCTCGTACCAGCACTTCAACGTTTCCAACGAGCCGGTGCGTTTTCTCGCTGGCACCAATGCGCCGCATGTGATCAATCTGTTTCACAACGAAGACTTTATTTTTCGCAATCCGTTTCAGTTCCGCGACCGCTTCACGCCGGAACGGGAGTTTTTCAATTACAACAAAAAGCTGACGGTGCGGTCGTGGGAGTCGAACCTGGTGCCGGACGTGAATACGTTTGCCCTCGACGACTATCCGATGAAGGGCAAAGGCGTGAAGATCATGCGCTTCGGCTTGGCGGGAACAACGTATGGGTGCCACGTGCAAGAGTTCCCCGTCGGCAGCCGCAGCTTGTTTCATCGGCATGGTCCCGGCGCGATCGTTTGCGTCACGCAGGGCACCGGCTTTGCAATGGTTTGGCGCGAAGGGGAGGATCGCACGCGCTTTGAGATCAAACCGGGCTCCATCTACTCGCCGGGTGATCTGATGTATCACGGCCACTTCAATACGGGGCATGAAACGCTGCGACATTTCGCCATGCGCGGCCGCAGTCCTAAATTCAGCCAGGATCGGTTTCGGACGAA carries:
- a CDS encoding (2Fe-2S)-binding protein, coding for MFVPINTTINGKIYSVSAEAETSLLEFLRDVLELKGTKLCCNTGECGACTVIHNGKPINSCVTMAADANGAQITTVEGLADGDKLHPVQQAFIDTGAVQCGYCTPGFIMSVKALLDRTKKPTAADIEEAVSGNICRCTGYNKIVDAIHLAASKL
- a CDS encoding xanthine dehydrogenase family protein subunit M; its protein translation is MEYFEPKSIGDALSVLAKHGAEAKVIAGGTDVMVDIKFKEEPSALVNIKKISGLSGISESGGAIRIGALTTIREIETSSLIREKLPVLWEASHQFASLQVRNTATLGGNICRASPSGETLTPLLVLNATAICAFSDGERSEPFSSFFQGPGKSAVGAKGLLKEIEIPIPAAGSKGVYLKHAVRGAMDIAMVGVAVLLAANGSGVQEARIGLGAVAPTPVRAPKTEALLKGKPLTAALLKEAGTLSGSEASPISDQRSSAENRRWIVEALTRRGLAQTWKAATGKEVA